The Cyclobacteriaceae bacterium genome includes a region encoding these proteins:
- a CDS encoding DegT/DnrJ/EryC1/StrS family aminotransferase produces the protein MPGSELFGLEERKEIDEVLETGVLFRFNHEAQRKDRWKARDFESEVKKITGAKFAHAVSSGSTAVSCAMAAAGIGSGDEVIVPPFTYIASVEAVLFGGGIPVFAEIDETLCLSAEGIRKAITPKTKAVMLVHMCGQMANMDEILKVVKEHNLVLIEDAGQAFSASYKGTQVGMFGKTGCYSFDFFKIATAGEGGVFVTNDENCYKLADSYSDHGHDHIGSVRGMEQHPILGFNYRISEIHAAIGAAQTRKVPHIRTVNRKYKKMLIDQLKGIPGLTFTAIPDESGDSATFLNILLPDTDAAKRVVENMTKDGVGGFNYWFTNMYHFINQWQHLKDLKAAAPLPIHHYQKPQDYNNLHLPKSQEVVGRLISFGIRCTWTEAEVSALGGKIRSAVEKALSLKAYA, from the coding sequence TTTTCAGGTTTAATCATGAAGCTCAACGCAAGGACCGCTGGAAAGCGCGTGACTTTGAAAGTGAGGTAAAGAAGATCACAGGTGCCAAATTTGCGCACGCTGTATCGAGTGGATCCACTGCAGTTTCATGTGCCATGGCCGCAGCAGGTATTGGTTCAGGTGACGAGGTGATCGTTCCTCCTTTTACCTACATCGCATCGGTAGAGGCAGTCCTCTTCGGTGGTGGAATTCCAGTCTTTGCTGAGATCGATGAGACTCTTTGCCTTAGTGCAGAAGGCATTCGTAAGGCAATTACTCCAAAGACCAAGGCTGTCATGCTCGTTCACATGTGCGGACAGATGGCCAACATGGATGAGATCTTAAAAGTTGTTAAAGAACATAACCTTGTACTGATTGAAGACGCAGGTCAGGCTTTCAGTGCATCCTATAAAGGAACACAGGTTGGAATGTTTGGAAAGACAGGATGTTACTCATTCGACTTCTTCAAAATAGCAACCGCGGGAGAAGGTGGCGTATTCGTAACCAACGATGAAAACTGTTACAAACTTGCCGACAGCTACAGTGACCATGGTCATGATCACATTGGAAGCGTTCGCGGTATGGAACAACATCCTATCCTGGGATTCAACTATCGCATCAGCGAAATTCATGCAGCGATTGGTGCAGCGCAAACCCGCAAGGTGCCTCACATCAGAACGGTTAATCGCAAGTACAAGAAGATGCTCATTGATCAGTTGAAAGGAATTCCGGGATTAACATTTACTGCGATTCCTGATGAGTCTGGAGATTCAGCAACATTCCTGAACATCCTTCTTCCTGATACCGATGCAGCAAAGCGCGTGGTAGAGAATATGACAAAAGACGGAGTCGGTGGTTTTAACTACTGGTTCACCAACATGTATCACTTCATCAATCAGTGGCAGCATTTGAAAGATCTGAAAGCAGCAGCACCGTTGCCGATCCATCACTATCAGAAGCCACAGGATTACAATAACCTTCATCTTCCAAAATCTCAGGAGGTTGTCGGTCGATTGATCTCGTTTGGTATTCGTTGCACCTGGACAGAAGCTGAAGTATCAGCTCTTGGAGGTAAAATAAGATCTGCAGTTGAAAAAGCTCTTTCGCTGAAAGCGTATGCATAA